Genomic segment of Cronobacter dublinensis subsp. dublinensis LMG 23823:
TATCGACCGTCGTCGTAAGCTGCCGGCAACTATCATCCTGCGCGCGCTGGATTACACCACTGAGCAGATCCTTGACCTGTTCTTTGAAAAAGTGGTCTTCGAAATCCGCGATAACAAACTGCAGATGGAGCTGATTCCGGAGCGTCTGCGTGGTGAAACCGCGTCCTTTGATATCGAAGCAAACGGCAAAATCTACGTAGAAAAAGGCCGTCGTATCACTGCACGTCACATTCGCCAGCTCGAAAAAGACGAAATCAAACATATCGAAGTACCGGTGGAATACATCGCCGGTAAAGTTGCGGCGAAAGATTATGTGGACGCTTCCACTGGCGAGCTGATTTGCCCGGCCAACATGGAGCTGTCCCTGGATCTGCTGGCGAAACTGAGCCAGTCTGGTCACAAACGTATCGAGACGCTGTTCACCAACGACCTCGACCACGGCCCGTACATGTCTGAGACAGTACGCGTCGACCCGACCACCGATCGCCTGAGCGCGCTGGTTGAAATCTACCGCATGATGCGTCCTGGCGAGCCGCCGACGCGTGAAGCGGCAGAAAGCCTGTTTGAGAACCTGTTCTTCTCCGAAGATCGTTACGATCTTTCTGCGGTAGGCCGCATGAAGTTCAACCGCTCTCTGCTGCGTGACGAGATCGAAGGTTCCGGTATCCTGAGCAAAGCTGACATCATCGACGTGATGAAAAAGCTCATCGATATCCGTAACGGTAAAGGCGAAGTGGACGATATTGACCACCTCGGCAACCGTCGTATCCGTTCCGTAGGCGAAATGGCGGAAAACCAGTTCCGTGTTGGTCTGGTACGTGTAGAGCGTGCGGTGAAAGAGCGTCTGTCTCTGGGCGATCTGGATACCCTGATGCCTCAGGATATGATCAACGCCAAGCCGATTTCCGCAGCGGTTAAAGAGTTCTTTGGTTCCAGCCAGCTGTCGCAGTTTATGGACCAGAACAACCCGCTGTCTGAGATCACGCACAAGCGTCGTATCTCCGCACTCGGCCCGGGCGGTCTGACCCGTGAACGTGCAGGGTTTGAAGTTCGAGACGTACACCCGACCCACTACGGTCGCGTCTGTCCTATCGAAACGCCGGAAGGTCCGAACATCGGTCTTATCAACTCCCTGTCCGTTTACGCGCAGACTAACGAATATGGCTTCCTTGAGACGCCGTACCGTAAAGTCACCGACGGCATTGTGACCGATGAAATTCATTACCTCTCCGCTATCGAAGAAGGTAACTACGTCATCGCTCAGGCGAACACCAACCTGACCGAAGAAGGCCGCTTCGCCGACGATCTGGTCACCTGCCGCAGTAAAGGCGAATCCAGCCTCTTCAGCGCAGACCAGGTTGACTATATGGACGTTTCCACCCAGCAGGTGGTTTCCGTCGGTGCGTCCCTGATCCCGTTCCTGGAACACGATGACGCCAACCGTGCATTGATGGGTGCGAACATGCAACGTCAGGCGGTTCCGACCCTGCGCGCTGATAAGCCGCTGGTAGGTACCGGTATGGAGCGTGCTGTTGCCGTTGACTCCGGCGTAACTGCCGTTGCCAAACGTGGCGGTACCGTTCAGTACGTCGATGCATCCCGTATCGTTATTAAAGTTAACGAAGACGAGATGTACCCGGGCGAAGCAGGTATCGATATCTATAACCTGACCAAATATACCCGTTCTAACCAGAACACCTGCATCAACCAGATGCCGTGTGTATCTCTGGATGAGCCGGTTGAACGCGGCGACGTGCTGGCAGACGGTCCGTCCACCGACCTCGGTGAACTGGCGCTCGGTCAGAACATGCGCGTAGCGTTCATGCCGTGGAACGGCTACAACTTCGAAGACTCCATCCTCGTTTCCGAGCGTGTGGTCCAGGAAGACCGTTTCACCACGATCCATATTCAGGAACTGGCGTGCGTGTCTCGCGACACCAAGCTGGGGCCGGAAGAGATCACCGCCGACATCCCGAACGTGGGTGAAGCTGCGCTCTCTAAACTGGATGAATCCGGTATCGTTTACATCGGTGCGGAAGTCACCGGCGGCGATATCCTGGTAGGTAAGGTAACCCCGAAAGGTGAAACCCAACTGACCCCGGAAGAGAAACTGCTGCGCGCCATCTTCGGTGAGAAAGCGTCTGACGTTAAAGACTCTTCTCTGCGTGTGCCGAACGGCGTTTCCGGTACCGTTATCGACGTTCAGGTCTTTACCCGCGATGGCGTGGAGAAAGACAAACGTGCGCTCGAAATCGAAGAGATGCAGCTCAAGCAGGCCAAAAAAGACCTGTCTGAAGAACTGCAGATCCTCGAAGCGGGCCTGTTCAGCCGTATCCGTGCGGTACTGATCGCAGGTGGCGTTGAAGCTGAGAAGCTCGACAAACTGCCGCGCGACCGTTGGCTGGAACTCGGTCTGACCGACGAAGAGAAACAAAACCAGCTGGAACAGCTGGCTGAACAGTACGACGAACTGAAGCACGAGTTTGAGAAGAAACTCGAAGCGAAACGCCGCAAAATCACTCAGGGTGACGATCTGGCGCCGGGCGTGCTGAAAATCGTTAAGGTGTATCTGGCCGTTAAACGTCAGATCCAGCCGGGCGATAAGATGGCAGGCCGTCACGGTAACAAAGGTGTTATCTCCAAGATCAACCCGATCGAAGATATGCCTTACGATGAAAACGGCACGCCGGTAGACATCGTACTGAACCCGCTGGGCGTACCGTCGCGTATGAACATCGGTCAGATCCTGGAAACTCACCTGGGTATGGCGGCGAAAGGTATCGGCGATAAGATCAACGCCATGCTGAAACGTCAGGAAGAAGTCGCGAAACTGCGCGAATTCATCCAGAAAGCTTACGACCTCGGCCAGGATGTTCGTCAGAAAGTTGACCTGAACACCTTCAGCGACGACGAAGTACTGCGTCTGGCTGAAAACCTGCGTAAAGGTATGCCTCTCGCCACGCCGGTATTCGACGGCGCGAAAGAAGCTGAAATTAAAGAGCTGCTGCAACTGGGCGACCTGCCGACTTCCGGTCAGATCACCCTGTTTGATGGCCGTACGGGGGAACAGTTCGAGCGTCCGGTAACCGTAGGTTACATGTACATGCTGAAACTGAACCACCTGGTTGACGACAAGATGCATGCTCGTTCCACCGGTTCTTACAGCCTGGTTACTCAGCAGCCGCTGGGTGGTAAGGCGCAGTTCGGTGGTCAGCGCTTCGGTGAGATGGAAGTGTGGGCGCTCGAAGCTTACGGCGCCGCCTATACCCTGCAGGAAATGCTTACCGTTAAGTCTGATGACGTCAACGGCCGTACCAAGATGTATAAGAACATCGTGGATGGCAACCATCAGATGGAACCGGGCATGCCGGAATCGTTCAACGTACTGTTGAAAGAGATTCGTTCGCTGGGCATCAACATCGAACTGGAAGACGAGTAACTCTCGCTCAAACAGGTCACTGGTGCCGGGGTAAAACCCGGCGCCAGATTGTGCTAACTCCGACGGGAGCAAATCCGTGAAAGACTTATTAAAGTTTCTGAAAGCGCAAACTAAAACCGAAGAGTTTGATGCGATCAAAATTGCTCTGGCCTCGCCAGACATGATCCGTTCATGGTCTTTCGGTGAAGTTAAGAAGCCGGAAACCATTAACTACCGTACCTTTAAACCGGAGCGCGACGGTCTGTTCTGCGCCCGTATCTTTGGGCCGGTAAAAGACTACGAGTGCCTGTGCGGTAAGTACAAGCGCCTGAAACACCGCGGTGTGATTTGTGAGAAGTGCGGCGTTGAAGTGACCCAGACTAAAGTGCGTCGTGAGCGCATGGGCCACATCGAACTGGCTTCCCCGACTGCCCACATCTGGTTCCTGAAATCTCTGCCGTCCCGTATCGGTCTGCTGCTGGATATGCCGCTGCGCGATATCGAACGTGTTCTGTATTTCGAATCTTATGTTGTTATCGAGGGCGGCATGACCAACCTCGAGCGCAGCCAGATCCTGACTGAAGAGCAGTACCTGGACGCGCTGGAAGAGTTCGGCGACGAATTCGACGCGAAAATGGGCGCCGAAGCTATTCAGGCTCTGCTGAAAAGCATGGATCTGGAAGCTGAGTGCGAGCAGCTGCGCGAAGAACTGAACGAAACCAACTCCGAAACCAAGCGTAAGAAGCTGACCAAGCGTATCAAGCTGCTGGAAGCGTTCGTACAGTCTGGCAACAAGCCGGAGTGGATGATCCTGACCGTGCTGCCGGTACTGCCGCCGGATCTGCGTCCGCTGGTTCCGCTGGATGGCGGTCGTTTCGCAACGTCGGATCTGAACGATCTGTATCGTCGCGTGATCAACCGTAACAACCGTCTGAAACGTCTGCTGGATCTGGCGGCGCCGGACATCATCGTACGCAACGAAAAACGTATGCTGCAGGAAGCGGTAGACGCCCTGCTGGATAACGGTCGTCGCGGTCGTGCGATCACCGGCTCCAACAAGCGTCCGCTGAAATCGCTGGCAGACATGATCAAAGGTAAGCAGGGTCGTTTCCGTCAGAACCTGCTCGGTAAGCGCGTGGACTACTCCGGTCGTTCCGTTATTACCGTAGGTCCGTACCTGCGTCTGCATCAGTGCGGCCTGCCGAAGAAAATGGCGCTGGAACTGTTCAAACCGTTCATCTACGGCAAGCTGGAACTGCGTGGCCTCGCCACCACCATCAAAGCCGCGAAGAAAATGGTTGAGCGCGAAGAAGCTGTCGTTTGGGATATCCTGGACGAAGTTATCCGCGAACACCCGGTACTGCTGAACCGTGCGCCGACCCTGCACCGTCTGGGTATTCAGGCGTTCGAACCGGTACTGATCGAAGGTAAAGCTATCCAGCTGCACCCGCTGGTCTGTGCGGCGTATAACGCCGACTTCGATGGTGACCAGATGGCTGTTCACGTACCGCTGACGCTGGAAGCCCAGCTCGAAGCGCGTGCGCTGATGATGTCTACCAACAACATCCTGTCTCCGGCGAACGGCGAGCCTATCATCGTTCCGTCTCAGGACGTTGTACTGGGTCTGTACTACATGACCCGTGACTGTGTTAACGCCAAAGGCGAAGGCATGGTGCTGACTGGCCCGAAAGAAGCTGAGCGTATTTACCGCGCTGGCCTGGCCTCTCTGCATGCGCGCGTTAAAGTGCGTATCACTGAATACGAAAAAGATGCTAACGGCGAATTCGTCGCGCACACCAGCCTGAAAGACACGACCGTTGGCCGTGCCATTCTGTGGATGATCGTACCGAAAGGTCTGCCTTTCTCCATCGTCAACCAGGCGCTGGGCAAGAAAGCTATCTCCAAAATGCTGAACACTTGCTACCGTATTCTGGGTCTGAAACCGACCGTTATTTTTGCGGACCAGACGATGTACACCGGCTTTGCTTATGCAGCGCGTTCAGGTGCATCCGTTGGTATTGATGACATGGTCATCCCGGAGAAAAAACACGAAATCATCTCTGAAGCGGAAGCTGAAGTTGCTGAGATCCAGGAGCAGTTCCAGTCTGGTCTGGTAACCGCGGGCGAACGTTACAACAAAGTTATCGATATCTGGGCTGCGGCGAACGATCGTGTATCCAAAGCGATGATGGATAACCTGCAGACTGAAACCGTGATTAACCGTGACGGTCAGGAAGAGCAGCAGGTTTCTTTCAACAGCATCTACATGATGGCCGACTCCGGTGCGCGTGGTTCTGCGGCACAGATTCGTCAGCTTGCCGGTATGCGTGGTCTGATGGCGAAGCCGGATGGCTCCATCATCGAAACGCCGATCACCGCGAACTTCCGTGAAGGTCTGAACGTACTCCAGTACTTCATCTCTACTCACGGTGCTCGTAAAGGT
This window contains:
- the rpoB gene encoding DNA-directed RNA polymerase subunit beta encodes the protein MVYSYTEKKRIRKDFGKRPQVLDVPYLLSIQLDSFQKFIEQDPEGQYGLEAAFRSVFPIQSYSGNSELQYVSYRLGEPVFDVKECQIRGVTYSAPLRVKLRLVIYEREAPEGTVKDIKEQEVYMGEIPLMTDNGTFVINGTERVIVSQLHRSPGVFFDSDKGKTHSSGKVLYNARIIPYRGSWLDFEFDPKDNLFVRIDRRRKLPATIILRALDYTTEQILDLFFEKVVFEIRDNKLQMELIPERLRGETASFDIEANGKIYVEKGRRITARHIRQLEKDEIKHIEVPVEYIAGKVAAKDYVDASTGELICPANMELSLDLLAKLSQSGHKRIETLFTNDLDHGPYMSETVRVDPTTDRLSALVEIYRMMRPGEPPTREAAESLFENLFFSEDRYDLSAVGRMKFNRSLLRDEIEGSGILSKADIIDVMKKLIDIRNGKGEVDDIDHLGNRRIRSVGEMAENQFRVGLVRVERAVKERLSLGDLDTLMPQDMINAKPISAAVKEFFGSSQLSQFMDQNNPLSEITHKRRISALGPGGLTRERAGFEVRDVHPTHYGRVCPIETPEGPNIGLINSLSVYAQTNEYGFLETPYRKVTDGIVTDEIHYLSAIEEGNYVIAQANTNLTEEGRFADDLVTCRSKGESSLFSADQVDYMDVSTQQVVSVGASLIPFLEHDDANRALMGANMQRQAVPTLRADKPLVGTGMERAVAVDSGVTAVAKRGGTVQYVDASRIVIKVNEDEMYPGEAGIDIYNLTKYTRSNQNTCINQMPCVSLDEPVERGDVLADGPSTDLGELALGQNMRVAFMPWNGYNFEDSILVSERVVQEDRFTTIHIQELACVSRDTKLGPEEITADIPNVGEAALSKLDESGIVYIGAEVTGGDILVGKVTPKGETQLTPEEKLLRAIFGEKASDVKDSSLRVPNGVSGTVIDVQVFTRDGVEKDKRALEIEEMQLKQAKKDLSEELQILEAGLFSRIRAVLIAGGVEAEKLDKLPRDRWLELGLTDEEKQNQLEQLAEQYDELKHEFEKKLEAKRRKITQGDDLAPGVLKIVKVYLAVKRQIQPGDKMAGRHGNKGVISKINPIEDMPYDENGTPVDIVLNPLGVPSRMNIGQILETHLGMAAKGIGDKINAMLKRQEEVAKLREFIQKAYDLGQDVRQKVDLNTFSDDEVLRLAENLRKGMPLATPVFDGAKEAEIKELLQLGDLPTSGQITLFDGRTGEQFERPVTVGYMYMLKLNHLVDDKMHARSTGSYSLVTQQPLGGKAQFGGQRFGEMEVWALEAYGAAYTLQEMLTVKSDDVNGRTKMYKNIVDGNHQMEPGMPESFNVLLKEIRSLGINIELEDE
- the rpoC gene encoding DNA-directed RNA polymerase subunit beta', which codes for MKDLLKFLKAQTKTEEFDAIKIALASPDMIRSWSFGEVKKPETINYRTFKPERDGLFCARIFGPVKDYECLCGKYKRLKHRGVICEKCGVEVTQTKVRRERMGHIELASPTAHIWFLKSLPSRIGLLLDMPLRDIERVLYFESYVVIEGGMTNLERSQILTEEQYLDALEEFGDEFDAKMGAEAIQALLKSMDLEAECEQLREELNETNSETKRKKLTKRIKLLEAFVQSGNKPEWMILTVLPVLPPDLRPLVPLDGGRFATSDLNDLYRRVINRNNRLKRLLDLAAPDIIVRNEKRMLQEAVDALLDNGRRGRAITGSNKRPLKSLADMIKGKQGRFRQNLLGKRVDYSGRSVITVGPYLRLHQCGLPKKMALELFKPFIYGKLELRGLATTIKAAKKMVEREEAVVWDILDEVIREHPVLLNRAPTLHRLGIQAFEPVLIEGKAIQLHPLVCAAYNADFDGDQMAVHVPLTLEAQLEARALMMSTNNILSPANGEPIIVPSQDVVLGLYYMTRDCVNAKGEGMVLTGPKEAERIYRAGLASLHARVKVRITEYEKDANGEFVAHTSLKDTTVGRAILWMIVPKGLPFSIVNQALGKKAISKMLNTCYRILGLKPTVIFADQTMYTGFAYAARSGASVGIDDMVIPEKKHEIISEAEAEVAEIQEQFQSGLVTAGERYNKVIDIWAAANDRVSKAMMDNLQTETVINRDGQEEQQVSFNSIYMMADSGARGSAAQIRQLAGMRGLMAKPDGSIIETPITANFREGLNVLQYFISTHGARKGLADTALKTANSGYLTRRLVDVAQDLVVTEDDCGTLEGITMTPVIEGGDVKEPLRDRVLGRVTAEDILKPGTADILVPRNTLLHEQWCDILEANSVDSVKVRSVVSCDTDFGVCAHCYGRDLARGHIINKGEAIGVIAAQSIGEPGTQLTMRTFHIGGAASRAAAESSIQVKNKGSIKLSNAKSVVNSSGKLVVTSRNTELKLIDEFGRTKESYKVPYGAVMAKGDGEQVAGGETVANWDPHTMPVITEVSGFIRFTDMIDGQTITRQTDELTGLSSLVVLDSAERTAGGKDLRPALKIVDANGNDVLIPGTDMPAQYFLPGKAIVQLEDGVQISSGDTLARIPQESGGTKDITGGLPRVADLFEARRPKEPAILAEISGIISFGKETKGKRRLVITPVDGSDPYEEMIPKWRQLNVFEGERVERGDVVSDGPEAPHDILRLRGVHAVTRYIVNEVQDVYRLQGVKINDKHIEVIVRQMLRKATIMNAGSSEFLEGEQVEYSRVKIANRDLEANGKVGATYMRDLLGITKASLATESFISAASFQETTRVLTEAAVAGKRDELRGLKENVIVGRLIPAGTGYAYHQDRMRRRAAGELPAAPQVTAEDASASLAELLNAGLGGNDNE